From Clavelina lepadiformis chromosome 9, kaClaLepa1.1, whole genome shotgun sequence, the proteins below share one genomic window:
- the LOC143470259 gene encoding fibrinogen-like protein 1: MFSQRRHWQQKSFICCCSLLLTLQWWHCQAVTDQVSSVLQRVKKLSKSLEKQSSTDMKLDNLQNCKFKQQSYKTFADFTENLNQFHSFIDYHKECTSIHTSGSTSSGIYPIWLNRGFQFTYVYCDMELVSTKKGWTTIQRRMNGEINFNRGWDDYVRGFGNPNSECWLGLENIIGLSRQATSADNVKLGVDLKDWDGIKQFVQFPTFYLSPKSFKYELNVKDFPRFSILNYWTPVTRSRFSTPDVDNDENKNGNCARDYKSGWWFSYCGKSNLNGPYPKYRQPMTWGNIYWGNWRKENENETALRFVSINLYHSKP, translated from the exons atgttttccCAAAGAAGACACTGGCAGCAAAAAAgctttatttgttgttgttcgcTATTGTTGACATTACAATGGTGGCATTGTCAAGCAGTGACAGACCAAGTCAGCAGTGTTTTACAAAGAGTTAAGAAACTGAGCAAAAGTTTAGAAAAACAAAGTTCAACCGACATGAAGCTTGATAATCTTCAAAACTGTAAGTTCAAGCAACAGAGTTATAAAACTTTCGCCGACTTTACAGAAAACCTAAACCAATTTCATTCTTTCATCGATTATCACAaag AATGCACGAGCATCCACACAAGTGGTTCAACATCAAGTGGTATCTACCCGATATGGCTCAATCGAGGATTCCAGTTCACCTACGTCTACTGTGATATGGAGCTCGTTTCAACTAAGAAGGGCTGGACAACAATACAAAGAAGAATGAACGGAGAAATCAACTTTAACAGGGGTTGGGACGATTACGTCAGAGGATTTGGGAACCCCAATAGTGAATGTTGGCTTGGATTGGAAAATATTATTGGTTTGTCGCGACAAGCGACATCAGCTGATAACGTAAAACTTGGAGTTGACCTTAAAGACTGGGATGGTATTAAGCAGTTTGTTCAATTTCCAACGTTTTACTTATCTCCAAAATCATTTAAATACGAGTTAAATGTGAAAGATTTCCCAAGATTCAGCATTTTAAACTACTGGACGCCTGTTACACGTAGCCGGTTCAGCACACCGGATGTCGATAATGACGAAAACAAAAACGGCAATTGCGCCCGGGACTACAAGTCGGGTTGGTGGTTTTCTTATTGTGGAAAATCGAATCTAAACGGTCCTTATCCCAAGTATAGGCAACCGATGACTTGGGGCAACATATATTGGGGGAATTGGCGAAAAGAGAATGAGAATGAAACCGCATTGCGTTTTGTGTCTATAAATTTGTATCACAGCAAACCGTAG